The genomic window GAATTAGTTTAAATCACACAGAACAATGTAACTCAACAGCTAGTAGCTATACTCCTCCATTAATCAAGAGGTCCATTGACTAAATTGCTCAGTATGCCAAATATATTTCGTCAAAATTAACATTGCAAATCCTTTTCAAACTACAACCCTTGACACAAATCTCAAACTTCAATCCTCGTGTAAATATATTTGTCATGGTCAATGAGCCACTCAAACGGCTTTGATCTAGTTTTTAAGATCAATTATCTAATGCTTCACTTTCTTTCTTGTGTAAATTGTATGTCAACTAGCTAACTTAACCGTTCCAAAAGAAATATCAAAACATGTAAGTACTACTTATACTCATTGCTGAtcactgccgtgatcatattattacattttttttttattaaagactattttgatataataataattttgagttACAATAAAACGCTGATAAGTAATCCGCGGTGAACTAACTCCTTTGCTAACATAACCTAATCTGAACCACCGATGAAACTATTGACCTGGCAATACGAACTTCAAATCTCTAACTACATCATTTATGCATAAATGACTAAATTCTTGTAATCTCATCGTCCATGTTGCAATCCTGAATTTTACTTTTTCCCATACTTGTTCAGCTGAATCGTTTTCATCTTCACAAATTCTTCTATTCCTTTCCAACCACAAGGACCAAAAAACGCAGTGAATAATCATATGCCAGAATTCCTTCAATGTTGATGGTAATGGGCAATCCgaatcaacatataacaaaCATAAGCAAATATCAAACATACAATGGGGATGATATCAACCAAAATAGCACAACAAACTCATCATTGTATGACTATACCCTTTGTTGCCACGGCGGATACTTTTTACGACCTCCTTAACGCCTCTCTTCAAGCACTTGTGCTCCGCGGCtgaaatttattaattataaaatacaCGCAAAATTTACTGATTCAATAAATAAACATAACCCAaacagaaataaaaataaatcactGACATGATTCAAACACGTGTGAAAATGTACTGTTATCAAATGTAAATGAGAACCTCTGCGGACAAGTTTGAGGGTGCGTTTGCAGAGCTTCTTGCCAGCGAGTGGTTTGGCGATGGGAGCTAGTGCCATCAGCTTCTTCTTCTCCCTCTCCTTCTGTTGCGATTTCTCCGTCTCGGTGTCGCTTCCCATTGCTCCCGTTATTGCGGAAAAGAGTGTCGCAATTTAGGGTTTATGGGATGGGTGAAGATTGGGGTTTTAGGGGAACCAGGACTAATTGAAGCTCTGGGCATGGGTCACCCCGCGTattcttggcaaaaacttgtgtgagatggtctcacgagtcatatttgtgagacggatctcttatttgagtcatccataaaaaagtattattttttatgctatgaATACTACTTTTTGTGTGAATATGAgttgggttgacccgtctcaaaaattaaaatccgtgagacggtctaatATGAGACTCACTCCGTATTCTTTTGACACGCTGTCATATAATATTTTTCGGTCTTCTAAAAATTCGTTTAAACTTGAAGTTGGACAACAATGTCTGCTTAAGAGAAAagcaattaaattttaatttgattaaattaagtataattaaaacgtttaattaaatatgtttaaacataattaatcgtatttatttatttttaaattttttattttgagagtatgttttttattttaaaataataaattagattcataatttagatgtttattttttaattttaattatgattatgCATGTCTGATAataatttgataaatatttagaATTTTTTAATGTGGTCTagttataaaaataaagaaagattgtaattttgagatttttatgtatttataaatatgagaattaatgcatcaaacttaaatttatagtatttatgtattattttatttatttattgatttaaataattataattatactaaaaataaaaaacgtTTTTTCACGCTTAAGCATGTGCTAATCTTGTTTAAGTTTGAAAAATTTGGAGCTCGACATTCACATTTTGGAGTGTTTCACTTTTTTTAGAACCTTGatatttttcaataattatataatattcaaaataaataaatataaatacataaaaacaaaacaaaaacaaaacaaaaacaaatgttAAGTCTAAAATCAAATTATCTATTTCATTGAGTTGCTAAATACTTTTATTAAAGCTTCTTCTGCAAGAGTCTTTGCATCAATCATGAGTCaaaggaaaaattatttgagtaggtctcatgtgagaccgtctcacggatctcaatctgtgaaacgggtcaaccctactcatattaactataaaaagtagtactcttagcataaaaagcaatactatttcatggattacccatataaagatccgtctcacaaaatttgacccgtgagatcgtctcacacaagtttttgccaaattaTTTTACGGGCGGCTTCTTCAGAAATCTTTCGATTGATTTAAAATAAGTCGTGAACCTCTAAATCAAATACACAAAAATCATGAAAACAAAAATCAAGCTATCCAAAACGACAGATGAGGCTGGATCAGCTCATATTGTTGCTTCAATCCACGATCTGTTGGTCGAAATTTTACTTCGTCTTCCCATCAAATCACTCATCGGTTTCAAACTAGTATCCAAGAAATGGCACTCTCTGATCACAAATCCTGAATTCTGTTATCTCCGGAACCCAGATCCCAATCCAGCCATCGGACTTTTCTTGCCCTGTTCTGGATTTCGGACCGACGAAAGCTTCGAATTTGTACCTTTTTCCAACCAAAAATCAAGGAACTCGCCGTTCAATAAGCTTAACTTCACCAAAGACCCTTCCGGCATCAGAATTTTGCAATCTTGCAATGGCTTGCTGCTCTGTTGCAGCTCTTGGGCCCGGGTACGTAATCTGAAATATTACGTTTACAATCCAACCACCAAGAACTTTTCCACGCTTCCAAATTTGGAACCGAGAACAGGGATTTCGAATCAAATTCGTGGGATGAGCTTGGCTTTTGATCCTACAAAGTCTCCTCATTACACAGTTGTCTGCATCCGAGGATTCGAAACCGATGAATACCGATACCAAATCGAAAGTTACTCATCCAACACAGGTCCTTGGAGAATATGCAGCGAACCCTTCACGGCAGAGGCCAATTTCGAAAATGGTGTCTATTTCAATGGCGCAATTCATTGGATCAATACGGGGATAGGAGATTCTTTATATTTCGATATTGAGAATCAGGCATTGGAGACAATGCAGATGCCGCCAATCCCGCACGGCTGGGACTGGAGAGACAATTTTTACTTCGGAGAATCTTGTGGGCACTTGTATTACATGGATATTCGTGGGTCGAATATTGGGTTCGACGTGTACGAGATGAAGAAGGATCACTCTGAGTGGTTTGTTAAGTACCAGGTCGATCTTGCACCAGTTGTTGCTGTTTATCCGGGGATGATCAGGGATGGATATGATCCTACGGACTGGTGTTACTACGCTTTCTCGATATTTTCGCTTGTTGCGGATGAGGAAGGGGGCAATTCGTTCTTGGTTTTGCAGATTCCGGGGAAAGTTTTAAGGTTCAATCTTGATTCCAAGACTTTTGAAATGTTGCATGAGTTCGAGGGTGCTGAGGTTGAAGATTGCTTGAGGTTTTCTGGTACAAATGGATTTCAATACATGGAATCTCTATGTTGTGTTTAGATATACGCTGAATTCAATTTGTGTTATCCACGCTCCGTTTCACGTATAAAATTTGTTCATAAAATATGACATGCATATAATTTACATTACTAATTATTTGTTGTATTTTAAATGACTCCATCGTGGGATCGCGATATTTGTGTAATAACATATTTGAATGCATACAATGTGATTTAAGTTCGAAATCAGTTGATCATCAATTGGTTTAATCAATTTATTTGATCAAGCACATCTAGGTTTTTCGGAGGagtagacggtctcacgaatatttatctatgagacggatcaaccttaccgatattcacaataaaaagtaatactcttaggggGCGTTTGGTTTGGGTGATTGGGTGGGTTTATGATTTATAAACCCACCTAATCAAGCATTTGATACGATTTTTATTTAATCAAGTCAATCCCTcttatgaatgattaggttatattaagtaggttaaaataatacatcctcaccccctaggattatttatctcaCTCTTAATCCATCTGTTTTTCCAATTTTACACATCTCTTAAATCCAAACTCACTACCACTTCCTTCCACCGACCGCCCACCGCCGACGTCAATCGTCGACCGCCGCCGCCGCTGACCGCCGACGCCACTTCCGGCCGACAGCCGCCTCCGATTCCGGCCGACCGCCGCCGCCGATTCCGGTCGGTCGCCACCGTCGATTCCGGTCGACCACCTCCGGCCGTCGGAGCACCTCCCTTGCCGGGCCGTCGCCGGACCACCGCCGGCCGTCGCCGgagtaaagaaaaaaataaagaaaa from Primulina eburnea isolate SZY01 unplaced genomic scaffold, ASM2296580v1 ctg536_ERROPOS2741112+, whole genome shotgun sequence includes these protein-coding regions:
- the LOC140821349 gene encoding F-box protein At5g07610-like translates to MKTKIKLSKTTDEAGSAHIVASIHDLLVEILLRLPIKSLIGFKLVSKKWHSLITNPEFCYLRNPDPNPAIGLFLPCSGFRTDESFEFVPFSNQKSRNSPFNKLNFTKDPSGIRILQSCNGLLLCCSSWARVRNLKYYVYNPTTKNFSTLPNLEPRTGISNQIRGMSLAFDPTKSPHYTVVCIRGFETDEYRYQIESYSSNTGPWRICSEPFTAEANFENGVYFNGAIHWINTGIGDSLYFDIENQALETMQMPPIPHGWDWRDNFYFGESCGHLYYMDIRGSNIGFDVYEMKKDHSEWFVKYQVDLAPVVAVYPGMIRDGYDPTDWCYYAFSIFSLVADEEGGNSFLVLQIPGKVLRFNLDSKTFEMLHEFEGAEVEDCLRFSGTNGFQYMESLCCV